Proteins from a single region of Chryseobacterium scophthalmum:
- a CDS encoding aminotransferase class I/II-fold pyridoxal phosphate-dependent enzyme, with product MLDIFERIKENPGPLGQFADYGEGYFIFPKLEGPIGPRMQFQGREVIFWSANDYLGMCNHPEVLEADAKAAAEYGMFYPMGARAMSGETHQHLQLEKELAEFVQKESAYLLNFGYQGMVSTIDALVSRNDVIVYDVDSHACIVDGVRLHAGKRFTYRHNDIESLEKNLQRATKVAEETGGGILVITEGVFGMRGQQGKLKEICELKSKYQFRLLVDDAHGFGTLGETGAGAGEEQGCQDQIDVYFSTFAKSMAGFGAFIAGDKEIIRYLKFNLRSQIFAKSLTMPMVIGGLKRLELLRTRPEIKAKLWENTLKLQNGLSERGFNIGDTNTCVTPVMMQGSPVEATLLVKDLRENYGIFTSVVVYPVIPKGMILLRLIPTASHTDAEINETLAAFDAIHDKLKNGYYKEQEQKLLSEKGLSFKEI from the coding sequence ATGTTGGATATTTTTGAAAGAATAAAAGAAAATCCAGGACCTCTTGGACAGTTTGCAGATTATGGTGAAGGATATTTTATTTTCCCTAAACTAGAAGGTCCTATCGGTCCGAGAATGCAGTTTCAGGGAAGAGAAGTAATTTTCTGGAGTGCCAATGACTATTTGGGAATGTGTAACCATCCTGAAGTTTTGGAAGCGGATGCTAAAGCTGCTGCAGAATACGGAATGTTTTATCCGATGGGAGCAAGAGCAATGTCTGGTGAAACGCATCAGCATTTGCAATTGGAAAAAGAATTGGCAGAATTTGTACAAAAAGAATCAGCATATTTATTAAATTTCGGTTATCAAGGAATGGTTTCTACCATCGATGCTTTGGTAAGCAGAAATGATGTAATTGTTTACGACGTAGATTCTCATGCTTGTATCGTAGACGGTGTAAGACTTCATGCCGGTAAGAGATTTACTTACAGACACAATGATATCGAAAGTCTTGAGAAAAATCTTCAGAGAGCGACGAAAGTTGCAGAAGAAACTGGTGGCGGTATTTTGGTAATTACTGAGGGGGTTTTCGGAATGAGAGGACAACAAGGTAAACTGAAAGAAATCTGCGAGCTAAAATCTAAATATCAATTCAGACTTTTAGTAGATGATGCACACGGTTTCGGAACTCTTGGTGAAACCGGAGCCGGAGCTGGAGAAGAGCAAGGATGTCAAGATCAGATTGATGTTTATTTCTCTACTTTTGCAAAATCAATGGCTGGTTTCGGAGCATTTATCGCAGGTGATAAAGAAATCATCAGATATTTGAAATTCAATTTAAGATCTCAGATTTTTGCTAAATCTTTAACAATGCCAATGGTAATCGGAGGTTTGAAAAGATTGGAATTGCTAAGAACAAGACCTGAAATTAAAGCTAAACTTTGGGAAAATACCTTAAAATTACAAAACGGACTTAGCGAAAGAGGTTTCAACATCGGTGATACCAATACTTGTGTAACTCCGGTAATGATGCAAGGTTCTCCGGTAGAGGCAACTCTGTTGGTAAAAGACTTGAGAGAAAATTATGGAATCTTCACATCTGTAGTGGTTTATCCTGTAATACCTAAAGGAATGATTTTATTAAGATTAATTCCTACCGCTTCTCACACAGATGCAGAAATCAACGAAACATTGGCTGCATTTGATGCTATTCATGACAAATTGAAAAATGGATACTACAAAGAGCAGGAGCAAAAATTATTATCTGAAAAAGGTTTAAGTTTCAAAGAAATTTAA
- a CDS encoding B12-binding domain-containing radical SAM protein: MKDLLLITPPFTQLNTPYPATAYIKGFLNTKNISSYQIDLGIEVILELFSKDGIQKIFDTEIDLQNISENSQRIFALRDEYLKTIDQVILFLQNKNPTLARQICSMNFLPEASRFNQLDDMEFAFGNMGLQDKAKHLATLYLEDLSDYIVENVDSDFGFSRYAERLGKSANSFDELYSKLNDSQTFIDDFTLKILHEKLELVQPKLVCFSIPFPGNLYSAFRSAKFIKENYPHIKTAMGGGFPNTELREIKDERVFEFFDFITLDDGEVPLELVYENVCRSEQSEESHFKRTFLIENQEVTYKNNSTKHDYKQSEIGTPDYTDLQLDKYISVIEIANPMHSLWSDGRWNKLTMAHGCYWGKCTFCDISLDYIKIYEPISAKILVDRMEELIKTTGETGFHFVDEAAPPALMREVALEILRRNLVVTWWTNIRFEKSFTQDLCFLLKLSGCVAVSGGLEVASDRLLKLIDKGVSVDQVAKVTKNFTEAGIMVHAYLMYGYPTQTIQETVDSLEMVRQLFEMGILQSGFWHQFAMTAHSPVGQNPEEFGVTPIKQEIKFANNDIDFKDKTGIDHSKFSFGLKKSLFNFMHGINFEIPLQDWFDFKIPKTTIHSDYIHDCLLDEDQFSFKGNSKVIFLAKNVIAENYVKTKKQNSWTYTKITFHLRTNIVKVDFEQEKADWLIKIISKNTFENPKRITLQQLKLNFEENFEDFELFWFSKPMQQLKENGIILSL, encoded by the coding sequence TTGAAAGATCTTCTTCTTATTACTCCACCATTCACGCAACTCAACACTCCTTATCCTGCGACAGCTTATATTAAAGGTTTTCTCAATACTAAAAATATTTCAAGCTATCAAATTGATTTGGGGATCGAAGTTATTTTGGAGTTATTTTCAAAAGACGGAATTCAGAAAATTTTTGATACCGAAATTGATCTGCAGAATATTTCAGAAAACTCACAGCGAATTTTTGCTTTAAGAGATGAATATTTAAAAACAATTGATCAGGTTATTTTATTTCTTCAAAATAAAAATCCTACTTTGGCGAGACAGATCTGTTCGATGAATTTTCTTCCCGAAGCTTCCCGATTCAACCAATTGGACGATATGGAATTTGCTTTCGGAAATATGGGACTTCAGGATAAAGCTAAACATTTGGCAACTTTATATTTAGAAGATTTATCTGATTATATTGTTGAAAATGTAGATTCAGATTTTGGATTTAGCAGATATGCAGAAAGATTAGGAAAAAGTGCCAATTCTTTTGACGAATTATATTCAAAACTAAATGATTCTCAAACGTTTATTGACGATTTTACTTTAAAAATTCTTCATGAAAAATTAGAGCTGGTTCAGCCGAAATTAGTATGTTTTTCAATTCCTTTTCCCGGAAATTTATATTCAGCTTTTCGGTCAGCAAAATTTATAAAAGAAAATTATCCGCACATTAAAACTGCAATGGGTGGAGGTTTTCCGAATACCGAATTAAGAGAAATTAAAGATGAAAGAGTTTTTGAATTTTTCGATTTCATCACTTTAGATGATGGTGAAGTTCCTTTAGAATTAGTTTATGAAAATGTTTGTCGTTCTGAGCAAAGCGAAGAATCTCATTTCAAAAGAACTTTTTTAATTGAAAACCAAGAAGTTACCTATAAAAATAATTCTACCAAACACGATTACAAACAATCTGAAATAGGAACTCCAGATTATACTGATTTACAGTTAGATAAATATATTTCAGTCATTGAAATTGCCAATCCGATGCACAGTTTATGGAGCGACGGAAGATGGAATAAATTGACAATGGCACACGGTTGCTATTGGGGAAAATGTACTTTTTGCGATATTTCTTTAGATTACATCAAAATTTATGAACCCATTTCTGCCAAAATTTTAGTTGACAGAATGGAAGAATTAATTAAGACAACCGGCGAAACCGGGTTTCATTTTGTAGACGAAGCCGCTCCTCCCGCTCTGATGCGAGAAGTTGCTTTGGAAATTTTACGAAGAAATCTTGTGGTAACTTGGTGGACCAATATTCGTTTTGAAAAAAGTTTCACTCAGGATTTATGTTTTCTTTTAAAACTTTCGGGTTGCGTTGCGGTTTCGGGCGGGCTTGAAGTTGCAAGTGATCGATTGTTGAAATTAATTGACAAAGGAGTTTCTGTAGATCAGGTTGCGAAAGTTACCAAAAATTTTACAGAAGCAGGAATTATGGTTCATGCTTATTTAATGTATGGCTACCCTACTCAAACCATTCAGGAAACTGTGGATTCTTTGGAAATGGTTCGTCAGCTTTTTGAAATGGGAATTTTACAAAGTGGTTTTTGGCATCAGTTTGCCATGACAGCGCATTCTCCGGTCGGACAAAATCCTGAAGAATTTGGCGTGACTCCAATTAAGCAGGAAATTAAGTTTGCCAATAATGATATTGATTTCAAAGACAAAACCGGAATCGATCACAGTAAATTTAGTTTTGGTTTAAAAAAATCTCTGTTCAATTTCATGCACGGAATTAATTTTGAAATTCCTTTGCAGGATTGGTTTGATTTTAAAATTCCAAAAACAACTATTCACTCGGATTATATTCACGACTGTTTGTTAGATGAAGATCAATTTAGTTTTAAAGGAAATTCTAAAGTTATATTTTTAGCGAAAAACGTAATCGCTGAGAATTACGTAAAAACAAAAAAACAGAACTCATGGACGTATACGAAAATTACGTTCCATTTACGAACCAATATTGTTAAGGTAGATTTTGAGCAGGAAAAAGCAGATTGGCTGATAAAAATTATTTCTAAAAATACTTTTGAAAATCCGAAACGTATCACGCTTCAGCAACTTAAGCTTAATTTTGAAGAAAACTTTGAAGATTTTGAGCTATTCTGGTTTTCAAAACCAATGCAGCAACTAAAAGAGAATGGAATTATTTTGAGTTTGTAA
- the gyrA gene encoding DNA gyrase subunit A — translation MQKEGERLIPINIVDEMKSSYIDYSMSVIVSRALPDVRDGLKPVHRRVLYGMYGLGVFSNRKYLKSARIVGDVLGKYHPHGDSSVYDAMVRMAQPWSLRYPQVDGQGNFGSMDGDPPAAMRYTEARLKKVSDEILSDLDKETVDFQNNFDDSLTEPTVMPTKIPNLLVNGTSGIAVGMATNMAPHNLSEAVDAITAYIDNKEISIDELMQHIVAPDFPTGGIIYGYDGVRDAFHTGRGRVVLRAKVSFEEVHNRNAIIVTEIPYQVNKAEMIARTAELVKDEKIPGIYEIRDESDRNGMRIVYELKNDAIPNVVLNLLYKYTSLQTSFSVNNIALVHGRPEQLNLKDIIHHFVEHRHVVIVRRTEYELRKAKERAHILEGFMKVIGSQASLDKAISIIRHSANPQGAKEGLIEAFELSEIQAQAILDLRLARLTGMELDKIRDEYDAIMKEINNLEDILANEPRRFQIIKEELAEVKEKYGDERRTEIDYSGGEMSIEDIIPNEAVVLTISHAGYVKRTLLSEYKIQSRGGVGNKAATTRDSDFLEYIVSATNHQYMLFFTEKGKCYWLRVFEIPEGSKTAKGRAVQNLINIEPDDKIKAYIRTNDLKDVDYINQMSVVMITKNGTIKKTSLEAYSRPRVNGINAIEIRENDQLLSAYLTNGESQIMIATKNGKCIRFPEEKVREVGRGSIGVRGITMEENDEVIGMIVVNDLENDTVLVVSEKGYGKRTAVEDYRITNRGGKGVITLNITEKTGNLIAIQNVTDEDGLMIINKSGVAIRMNMDEMRVMGRNTQGVRMINLKKNDEIAAIAKVSMDKDVEEEVIEGEESEENISTEENASPKAENTEENPTDGTENSDSEE, via the coding sequence ATGCAAAAAGAAGGAGAAAGATTAATTCCTATCAACATTGTTGATGAAATGAAATCATCTTACATTGATTATTCGATGTCGGTTATTGTTTCGAGAGCATTACCGGACGTAAGAGATGGTCTTAAGCCAGTACACCGAAGAGTGCTTTATGGTATGTATGGTTTAGGGGTTTTCTCAAACAGAAAATACTTAAAGTCAGCGAGAATTGTTGGGGATGTTTTAGGTAAATATCACCCACATGGAGATTCTTCAGTTTATGACGCAATGGTAAGAATGGCTCAGCCTTGGAGTTTACGTTATCCACAGGTTGACGGTCAGGGTAACTTCGGTTCGATGGATGGTGATCCACCTGCAGCAATGCGTTATACCGAGGCAAGACTTAAAAAAGTTTCGGACGAAATTTTATCAGATCTTGATAAAGAAACAGTTGACTTTCAAAATAACTTTGATGACAGCTTAACAGAGCCTACTGTAATGCCTACAAAAATTCCAAATCTTTTGGTGAACGGTACTTCTGGTATCGCAGTAGGTATGGCGACGAATATGGCGCCTCACAATCTCTCTGAAGCTGTAGATGCAATTACTGCATATATTGATAATAAAGAAATTAGCATCGATGAACTGATGCAGCACATTGTTGCTCCGGATTTTCCTACAGGTGGAATTATTTACGGATACGATGGTGTAAGAGATGCTTTCCATACAGGAAGAGGAAGAGTGGTTCTTAGAGCAAAAGTAAGCTTCGAGGAAGTACACAATAGAAATGCAATTATCGTAACCGAAATACCTTATCAGGTAAACAAAGCTGAAATGATTGCCAGAACAGCTGAGTTGGTAAAAGATGAGAAAATTCCTGGAATCTACGAAATCAGAGATGAATCAGACAGAAACGGAATGCGTATCGTTTATGAATTGAAAAATGATGCAATTCCTAATGTTGTTCTGAACTTATTATATAAATATACTTCGTTACAAACTTCTTTCAGTGTAAACAATATCGCTTTGGTACACGGAAGACCGGAACAGCTGAATTTAAAAGACATTATTCACCATTTTGTTGAGCATAGACATGTGGTGATTGTAAGAAGAACGGAATACGAACTTAGAAAAGCAAAAGAAAGAGCCCACATCCTTGAAGGTTTCATGAAAGTGATTGGTTCTCAAGCTTCTTTAGATAAAGCAATTTCAATTATTCGTCACAGCGCTAATCCACAAGGTGCAAAAGAAGGTTTGATCGAAGCATTTGAATTATCAGAAATTCAGGCGCAGGCAATTCTTGATCTTCGTTTGGCTCGTCTTACAGGAATGGAGCTTGATAAGATCCGTGACGAATACGATGCTATTATGAAAGAAATTAATAATTTAGAAGATATTTTGGCTAATGAACCAAGAAGATTCCAAATTATTAAGGAAGAATTAGCTGAAGTAAAAGAAAAATACGGTGACGAAAGAAGAACAGAAATCGATTATTCTGGAGGTGAAATGTCTATTGAAGATATTATTCCGAATGAAGCGGTTGTTCTTACTATTTCTCATGCAGGATATGTGAAGAGAACGTTGCTTTCAGAATATAAAATCCAAAGTAGAGGTGGAGTTGGTAACAAAGCGGCTACAACAAGAGATTCAGATTTCTTGGAGTATATTGTTTCTGCAACCAATCACCAATATATGTTGTTCTTTACTGAAAAAGGTAAGTGTTACTGGTTAAGAGTATTTGAAATTCCTGAAGGTTCTAAAACGGCAAAAGGAAGAGCGGTACAAAATTTAATCAACATCGAACCAGATGATAAGATTAAAGCATACATCAGAACCAATGATCTGAAAGATGTAGATTACATCAACCAGATGAGCGTTGTAATGATTACTAAAAACGGTACGATTAAGAAAACATCTTTAGAAGCTTATTCAAGACCGAGAGTAAATGGTATTAATGCTATCGAAATCAGAGAAAACGATCAGTTATTAAGTGCTTATCTTACTAATGGTGAATCTCAGATTATGATTGCTACCAAAAATGGTAAATGTATTCGTTTCCCTGAGGAAAAAGTAAGAGAAGTTGGTAGAGGATCTATCGGGGTTCGTGGTATTACGATGGAAGAGAACGATGAGGTTATTGGTATGATTGTTGTCAACGATTTGGAAAATGATACCGTTCTTGTAGTATCTGAAAAAGGATATGGTAAGAGAACTGCAGTTGAAGACTATAGAATTACCAACAGAGGTGGAAAAGGAGTTATTACTTTAAATATAACTGAAAAGACGGGTAATCTTATTGCTATTCAGAATGTTACAGACGAAGATGGATTGATGATTATCAATAAATCCGGGGTTGCTATCAGAATGAATATGGACGAAATGCGTGTGATGGGTAGAAATACTCAGGGTGTAAGAATGATCAATCTTAAAAAGAATGACGAGATTGCAGCTATTGCAAAAGTATCAATGGATAAAGATGTAGAAGAGGAGGTTATTGAAGGAGAAGAATCTGAAGAAAATATTTCTACAGAAGAAAATGCTTCACCAAAGGCAGAAAATACAGAAGAAAACCCGACTGATGGAACTGAAAATTCAGATTCTGAAGAATAA
- a CDS encoding FoF1 ATP synthase subunit delta/epsilon yields MNIKILTPEYVVFEGEVDSVLLPGKNGEFHLMKNHAGIVSSLSNGKVKLFTKSVDEAYAKNFAKENENQNEVFTYPIKSGVVEFNNDKGIILCE; encoded by the coding sequence ATGAATATAAAAATTTTAACACCAGAATACGTAGTTTTTGAAGGAGAAGTAGACTCAGTATTGTTGCCTGGAAAGAATGGTGAGTTTCACCTGATGAAAAACCACGCAGGAATTGTTTCTTCATTATCAAACGGTAAAGTAAAGCTGTTTACAAAATCTGTAGACGAAGCTTATGCTAAAAACTTTGCCAAAGAAAATGAAAATCAAAACGAAGTTTTTACGTATCCTATAAAAAGCGGTGTTGTAGAATTTAATAATGATAAAGGAATTATCCTTTGCGAATAA
- a CDS encoding bifunctional riboflavin kinase/FAD synthetase, giving the protein MKVFRNFSDYPSQKPLALSLGMFDGVHLGHKCIIDELKKVGSTYHLETAVLTFWPHPRFVFNPNEDLKLLNTLDEKTLLMEKYGINNLFLKEFDDEFRNLTGEEFVRQILIEKLNVKYLIIGYDHSFGKNKSGNFELLQKLSKELDFEVEQMEAINIHENNISSTKIRNALLAGNILEANEMLGYSYSVSGKVVHGKKLGRTIGYPTANIETENIKLLPKKGAYIVEVLVNNQQYKGMLSVGTNPTVNGEKLTVEVYILDFEGDIYDEKITVKFRDFLHEEIKFEGLEKLIERLDEDKRLTENFEF; this is encoded by the coding sequence TTGAAAGTTTTCAGAAATTTTAGTGATTATCCCTCTCAAAAGCCTCTGGCCTTATCATTGGGAATGTTTGACGGAGTTCATCTTGGCCATAAATGTATCATCGATGAGCTGAAAAAAGTGGGCTCTACCTATCATCTGGAAACTGCAGTTCTTACTTTCTGGCCGCATCCGAGATTTGTTTTTAATCCAAATGAAGACTTGAAACTTCTTAATACTTTGGATGAAAAAACTTTACTGATGGAAAAATATGGCATCAATAATTTGTTTTTAAAAGAATTTGATGACGAATTCAGAAATCTTACCGGTGAAGAATTTGTGCGTCAGATTTTAATTGAGAAATTAAATGTCAAATATTTGATCATAGGTTACGACCATTCTTTCGGGAAAAATAAAAGCGGAAATTTTGAATTGCTTCAAAAACTTTCTAAAGAATTAGATTTTGAAGTAGAGCAAATGGAAGCGATCAACATCCACGAAAATAATATCAGCTCAACAAAAATCAGAAATGCTTTATTAGCAGGAAATATTTTGGAGGCCAACGAAATGTTGGGTTACTCCTACTCTGTTTCCGGAAAGGTTGTGCATGGGAAGAAATTAGGCAGAACTATCGGTTATCCAACCGCCAATATTGAAACTGAAAATATAAAATTACTTCCCAAAAAAGGTGCTTATATTGTTGAAGTTCTTGTAAACAACCAGCAATATAAAGGAATGTTGAGTGTAGGAACCAATCCTACTGTAAACGGAGAAAAACTAACCGTTGAAGTTTATATTCTTGATTTTGAAGGAGATATTTACGATGAAAAAATTACTGTGAAATTCAGAGATTTTCTTCATGAGGAAATTAAATTTGAAGGTTTAGAAAAATTGATTGAAAGATTGGATGAGGATAAAAGATTGACCGAGAATTTTGAGTTTTAG
- the atpD gene encoding F0F1 ATP synthase subunit beta, whose translation MANQIKGKISQIIGPVIDVVFNNVEAIPSIYDALEITKENGEKVVLEVEQHIGQDTVRCIAMDATDGLKRGQDVIGYGNPIIMPIGDAVNGRLFNVVGDAIDGLQNISKEGGLPIHRPAPKFDQLSTSAEVLFTGIKVIDLVEPYSKGGKIGLFGGAGVGKTVLIQELINNIAKGHGGLSVFAGVGERTREGNDLLREMLESGIIKYGDDFMHSMENGGWDLSKVDLEVMKDSKAAFVFGQMNEPPGARARVALSGLTLAEYYRDGGETGQGRDVLFFVDNIFRFTQAGSEVSALLGRMPSAVGYQPTLASEMGAMQERITSTKNGSITSVQAVYVPADDLTDPAPATTFAHLDATTVLDRKIASLGIYPAVDPLASTSRILAPEIIGEEHYNCAQRVKEILQRYKALQDIIAILGMEELSEEDKSVVYRARKVQRFLSQPFHVAEQFTGIPGSLVDIKDTIKGFNMIMDGELDHLPEAAFNLKGTIEEAIEAGQKMLADNA comes from the coding sequence ATGGCAAACCAAATTAAAGGAAAAATTTCTCAAATTATTGGTCCTGTAATCGACGTAGTTTTTAATAATGTAGAAGCTATTCCAAGTATCTATGATGCTTTGGAGATTACAAAAGAAAACGGTGAAAAAGTAGTATTAGAAGTAGAGCAGCATATTGGTCAGGATACTGTAAGATGTATCGCGATGGATGCAACTGATGGTCTTAAAAGAGGTCAGGATGTAATTGGATACGGAAATCCTATTATCATGCCAATCGGTGATGCGGTAAACGGAAGACTATTCAACGTTGTTGGGGATGCTATCGACGGACTTCAGAATATTTCTAAGGAAGGTGGTCTTCCAATTCACAGACCAGCTCCAAAATTTGATCAACTTTCAACTTCTGCAGAAGTTTTATTCACAGGTATTAAAGTAATCGACTTAGTAGAGCCTTACTCAAAAGGAGGTAAAATTGGTTTGTTCGGTGGTGCGGGTGTAGGTAAAACTGTATTGATCCAGGAGTTGATTAACAATATTGCAAAAGGACACGGTGGTCTTTCTGTTTTTGCCGGTGTAGGTGAAAGAACGAGAGAAGGAAATGACCTTTTGAGAGAGATGTTAGAATCAGGTATTATTAAATACGGTGATGATTTCATGCACTCTATGGAAAACGGAGGTTGGGATCTTTCTAAAGTAGATTTAGAAGTAATGAAAGATTCTAAAGCTGCATTCGTTTTCGGACAAATGAACGAGCCACCTGGAGCAAGAGCGAGAGTAGCACTTTCTGGTCTTACTTTAGCTGAGTACTACAGAGACGGTGGTGAAACAGGACAAGGTAGAGACGTACTTTTCTTCGTAGATAACATCTTCCGTTTTACACAAGCTGGTTCTGAGGTATCTGCACTTTTGGGTCGTATGCCTTCTGCGGTAGGTTACCAACCAACTTTGGCATCTGAAATGGGTGCGATGCAGGAAAGAATTACTTCAACTAAAAATGGTTCAATTACTTCAGTACAAGCGGTTTACGTACCTGCGGATGACTTAACTGACCCGGCTCCTGCTACAACGTTTGCTCACTTAGATGCAACAACTGTACTAGATAGAAAAATTGCTTCGTTAGGTATTTATCCAGCGGTAGATCCATTGGCTTCTACGTCAAGAATCTTGGCTCCGGAAATTATCGGTGAAGAACATTATAACTGTGCTCAGAGAGTAAAAGAAATTCTTCAGAGATACAAAGCTCTTCAGGATATCATCGCAATTCTTGGTATGGAAGAACTTTCTGAAGAAGATAAATCTGTAGTTTACCGTGCTAGAAAAGTTCAGAGATTCTTATCTCAGCCTTTCCACGTAGCTGAACAGTTTACAGGTATTCCGGGATCATTGGTAGATATCAAAGATACCATCAAAGGATTCAACATGATTATGGATGGTGAATTGGATCACTTACCGGAAGCTGCTTTCAACTTGAAAGGAACTATCGAAGAAGCGATCGAAGCTGGACAAAAAATGTTAGCGGATAACGCATAA
- a CDS encoding NAD(P)H-binding protein: MKALVIGATGATGKDLVNQLLQDNDFEEVNVFVRKPLSIQNKKLKTHVVDFEKYEDWKNLVKGDVAFSCLGTTLKDAGSKDAQRKVDFDYQYQFAKAAKENNVDDYILVSAYGANPKSKIFYSKMKGELEEAVKKLHFNKITIFKPGMLERKDSERTGEVLGSRIIKFANTLGLFESQKPLPTNILAKAMINSSKIKSNGYSSIKLGNIFCFAEKSNV, encoded by the coding sequence ATGAAAGCTTTAGTAATCGGTGCTACAGGTGCAACAGGAAAAGATTTGGTAAATCAGTTGTTACAGGATAACGATTTTGAGGAAGTGAATGTTTTTGTAAGAAAACCTCTATCTATTCAAAACAAAAAGTTAAAAACTCATGTTGTTGATTTTGAAAAATATGAAGACTGGAAAAATCTGGTTAAAGGTGATGTTGCATTTTCTTGTCTCGGAACCACACTTAAAGATGCCGGAAGCAAAGATGCACAGAGAAAAGTTGATTTCGATTATCAATATCAATTTGCAAAAGCTGCAAAAGAAAATAATGTAGATGATTATATTCTTGTTTCTGCTTACGGAGCCAATCCTAAATCAAAAATTTTTTATTCTAAAATGAAAGGCGAGCTTGAAGAAGCTGTAAAAAAACTTCATTTTAATAAAATTACCATTTTCAAACCCGGAATGCTCGAAAGAAAAGATTCTGAAAGAACCGGTGAAGTTTTGGGAAGCAGAATTATAAAATTTGCCAATACATTGGGGCTTTTTGAAAGCCAAAAACCTTTACCAACCAATATTTTAGCTAAAGCGATGATTAATTCTTCTAAAATAAAAAGCAATGGCTATTCGAGTATAAAACTTGGAAATATTTTCTGTTTTGCTGAGAAAAGCAATGTTTAA
- a CDS encoding tetratricopeptide repeat protein — protein MKKLILGIAIVSSVFAFGQKEDKKDVNAQVQATNKAAMDAYNAKNYTVAGPKFIELYDLLKANGQEDKTYKYYAGLSYALANNLDESIKIYTDLINSGYTGIQTTYTAKENKSGQVSAYDKATWDLLKKSSSKDYSDFKTEQTKSVEPDLYETLSTLLLNAKKNDEALALIEKGLAKYPNNAKLKEYHGSALYATGKTDQFMVNLKEQLAKNPNDATNWYNLGVLQSKNEATATDAIASFNKAIELAGNDTKLKDNAYQNLVYTTIGDDNKAVEAINAIRKSDPDKATTLIEARKERFGKALPHAEKWYQANPNNIDAVSILKDIYGMLKNQAKVTEMKAKEAELQAKAK, from the coding sequence ATGAAAAAGCTAATTTTAGGTATAGCAATCGTTTCTTCGGTTTTTGCTTTCGGGCAGAAGGAAGATAAAAAAGATGTAAATGCTCAAGTTCAAGCTACTAATAAAGCGGCGATGGATGCATATAATGCAAAAAATTATACGGTAGCAGGACCAAAGTTCATAGAACTTTATGATTTGTTAAAAGCAAACGGTCAAGAGGATAAAACTTACAAGTATTATGCGGGTTTGAGTTATGCTTTGGCAAACAACTTAGATGAATCTATAAAAATTTATACTGATTTAATTAATTCTGGCTATACAGGAATTCAGACAACTTATACTGCAAAAGAAAATAAATCAGGACAAGTTTCAGCTTATGATAAAGCAACTTGGGACCTTTTAAAGAAAAGTTCATCAAAAGATTATTCTGATTTTAAAACTGAGCAAACGAAAAGTGTTGAACCAGATTTATATGAAACTTTATCTACTTTGCTTTTAAATGCAAAGAAAAACGATGAAGCTTTAGCATTGATTGAAAAAGGATTAGCAAAATATCCTAATAATGCTAAATTAAAAGAATATCATGGTTCTGCATTATATGCAACAGGTAAAACTGACCAATTTATGGTAAACCTTAAGGAGCAGTTAGCAAAAAATCCTAATGATGCTACCAATTGGTATAATTTAGGTGTTTTACAATCAAAAAACGAAGCCACAGCAACTGATGCAATTGCTTCATTTAATAAAGCAATTGAGCTGGCTGGTAATGATACTAAATTAAAGGATAATGCTTATCAAAATTTAGTTTATACTACTATTGGTGATGATAATAAAGCGGTTGAAGCAATTAATGCAATCAGAAAATCAGATCCGGATAAAGCTACAACGTTAATTGAAGCAAGAAAAGAGAGATTTGGTAAGGCGTTGCCTCATGCTGAAAAATGGTATCAGGCAAATCCTAACAATATTGATGCTGTTTCCATTTTGAAAGACATTTACGGAATGCTTAAAAATCAAGCTAAAGTTACTGAAATGAAAGCTAAAGAAGCTGAACTTCAGGCTAAAGCTAAATAA
- a CDS encoding MmcQ/YjbR family DNA-binding protein — MDANEILDYCLAKKGVTESFPFDNETLVLKVGVKIFLLMSLERQPLSINVKTDPEWSEELREQHPQITGAFHMNKTHWNSVSLDGLKRDLVLKMIDQSYDLVFKSLTKKAKEEILNS; from the coding sequence ATGGATGCCAACGAAATTTTAGATTATTGTCTTGCAAAAAAAGGAGTGACAGAAAGTTTTCCGTTCGATAACGAAACTTTAGTTTTAAAAGTAGGAGTTAAAATTTTTCTGTTGATGTCTTTAGAAAGACAGCCTTTAAGTATCAATGTAAAAACAGATCCTGAATGGAGCGAAGAACTTCGTGAGCAACATCCACAAATTACAGGCGCATTTCACATGAATAAAACCCATTGGAATTCTGTTTCTTTAGATGGTCTAAAAAGAGATTTAGTTTTAAAAATGATTGATCAGTCGTATGATTTGGTCTTTAAATCTTTGACAAAAAAAGCGAAAGAGGAAATTCTGAATAGCTAA